From Woronichinia naegeliana WA131, the proteins below share one genomic window:
- a CDS encoding IS1 family transposase, whose translation MCQEKEDALFKKNCPHCYSENVKIHSYYQTKGNGERKMFICQECSSCFAETYGSVIAGLETPLSEIVKVLKARMEGIGLNAAARVFGYAKTTILNWEKKLSGLQETLFLYALVNEFVKLVIEGDELYTKVGKNKEASASEGWTIVLMDRASRFIWHLKCGRKEQKLFLEAMMTVAELFERSAESLQLFTDGEKRYSQLLFNICHEVLRTGKRGRPTKVLPKGFVVRLKNKSSKRRDSEGKLKKVETPKPEHPETTEKPEEKDVHANHVEAFNSAIRRYLAAFRRRTNTYAKSVVGLQRVLDIFWMVHNFVRSHFTTREVPAVALGIIEKGLTWEDLLQIRLIS comes from the coding sequence TTGTGCCAAGAGAAAGAGGATGCCTTATTCAAGAAAAACTGTCCTCATTGCTATAGTGAAAACGTAAAAATACATTCTTATTATCAAACGAAAGGTAACGGGGAACGTAAAATGTTCATTTGTCAAGAATGTAGTTCTTGTTTTGCTGAGACTTATGGTAGCGTAATCGCTGGCTTAGAAACCCCATTAAGTGAAATTGTAAAAGTATTAAAAGCCAGAATGGAAGGAATAGGATTAAATGCAGCAGCCCGAGTATTTGGCTACGCGAAAACAACAATATTGAATTGGGAAAAGAAATTATCAGGATTACAAGAGACATTATTTTTATACGCCTTAGTGAATGAATTTGTTAAATTAGTAATAGAAGGGGATGAACTATACACAAAAGTTGGAAAAAATAAAGAAGCAAGTGCCTCTGAGGGATGGACAATCGTGCTCATGGACAGGGCTAGCCGCTTTATTTGGCATTTAAAATGTGGTCGAAAAGAGCAGAAATTATTTCTAGAAGCAATGATGACGGTAGCGGAATTATTTGAAAGGAGTGCAGAATCTCTCCAGTTATTTACAGATGGAGAAAAGCGATATAGTCAACTGCTATTTAATATTTGTCACGAAGTATTAAGGACTGGAAAGCGAGGTCGTCCCACCAAAGTATTACCGAAGGGTTTTGTAGTAAGACTAAAAAATAAGAGTAGTAAACGTCGAGATTCTGAGGGTAAACTCAAGAAAGTAGAAACTCCGAAACCAGAACATCCAGAGACAACAGAAAAACCAGAAGAAAAGGACGTCCATGCCAACCACGTTGAGGCATTTAATAGTGCTATCCGACGCTATTTAGCCGCCTTTCGTCGTCGTACAAATACTTATGCTAAATCTGTTGTGGGATTACAGCGAGTCCTAGATATTTTCTGGATGGTTCATAACTTTGTTCGTAGCCATTTTACTACTAGAGAAGTTCCTGCTGTAGCTCTCGGTATAATTGAAAAAGGGTTAACTTGGGAGGACTTACTCCAAATTCGCCTGATTTCTTGA
- a CDS encoding ISKra4 family transposase, producing the protein MKTLVGEVEISQKQARKLKVSPKIVLSPGLEKCCLRASAKTSYQQAEEDIEELMGIKVGHSSLHRLVERTELPLAQAQSESAGVSIDGGKICLRGEEKEGGQWRDYKLVSLHGNVCEAFFQDPEGLKNWSNVQPLSPIVTFLGDGHPAIWNAVESFATQSWLIRREVLDWYHLKENLFKVGGSLKRLEAVEHLLWRGFVNKAIDAFDGVKSKRAKNFQAYLTKHYQRIPDYQYYQQLGIVIGSGDVESKIKQVGARVKLSGARWHLHNVSRILRLRCAYLNHSPLLSVNVLS; encoded by the coding sequence ATCAAAACCCTAGTCGGAGAAGTGGAAATAAGCCAAAAACAAGCCAGAAAACTAAAGGTGTCGCCAAAAATCGTCTTAAGTCCAGGTTTAGAGAAATGCTGTCTAAGAGCCAGTGCGAAAACATCCTACCAACAAGCAGAAGAAGATATAGAGGAGTTGATGGGGATAAAAGTAGGACATAGCAGTTTACATCGCTTGGTAGAACGGACAGAACTGCCCTTAGCTCAAGCTCAGTCAGAGAGTGCGGGGGTCAGTATAGATGGGGGAAAGATTTGTCTGCGGGGCGAGGAGAAGGAAGGGGGACAGTGGCGAGATTATAAACTGGTGAGTCTTCATGGCAATGTCTGTGAAGCCTTTTTCCAAGACCCAGAGGGCTTAAAGAATTGGAGCAATGTTCAACCTTTGTCCCCAATAGTGACCTTTTTGGGAGATGGTCATCCCGCAATCTGGAATGCGGTAGAGAGTTTCGCCACTCAATCGTGGCTGATACGACGAGAGGTGTTGGATTGGTATCATCTCAAGGAGAATCTGTTCAAAGTGGGTGGCTCTCTCAAACGGCTAGAAGCAGTGGAGCATTTACTGTGGCGGGGTTTTGTGAACAAGGCAATAGATGCGTTTGATGGAGTCAAAAGCAAGAGGGCAAAGAATTTTCAAGCCTATTTGACGAAGCATTATCAGCGTATCCCTGATTACCAATACTATCAACAGCTTGGTATTGTGATTGGTTCTGGTGATGTGGAGTCTAAGATTAAACAGGTGGGAGCTAGGGTTAAATTGTCGGGAGCACGTTGGCATCTTCATAATGTTTCTCGTATTCTTCGGCTACGATGTGCTTATCTCAATCACTCTCCTCTTTTGAGTGTCAATGTATTATCTTAA
- a CDS encoding DUF4277 domain-containing protein, with translation MNNLNIKDLDHLGIVAGIIDEMGLVEIIDEEVGTHPQEKLSVGTIVKAMILNCWLSPCLCVMLC, from the coding sequence ATGAATAACCTAAATATTAAAGACCTCGACCACTTAGGAATCGTAGCGGGAATTATAGATGAAATGGGTTTAGTAGAAATTATCGATGAGGAAGTGGGAACTCATCCTCAAGAAAAGCTCAGTGTAGGTACAATAGTAAAAGCAATGATATTAAACTGCTGGCTCTCCCCTTGTCTGTGTGTAATGTTATGTTAA
- a CDS encoding ISL3 family transposase, with amino-acid sequence MWINLDELLGLPKVTVVNYREIDGALFLKLKMKNEVMECPNCHKELEDINQIEYNLVRDLSLLGKKVYLEVPRRQFHCEKCQKYITEKLDFMRLRKHYTIRYEEKIYEQVKKKNVEEVRQEEEISWGTLESIFEEYAKQAEKKEWELPEKISLDEFSNRKGKKDFITTVIDINKKELLEVIKGHKKEEIIEALKVQPARVRENVKEVSVDMWEGFTSAIKELFVNAKIVYDRFHVMKNINEELNKLRKKMNIHKKGLTYLLWKNKEELKEEKREELEEILKMYPCLGIAYEMKEEIRDIYEHSRTTNGARRKFEKWMRTASLFYKKSVGMLKTHLTGICNYFENHTTNGLTEGMNTKIKLIKRKSYGFANFEHLRLKLLACFNS; translated from the coding sequence ATGTGGATAAACTTGGATGAGCTACTAGGTTTGCCAAAGGTAACAGTCGTAAACTATCGAGAAATAGATGGTGCTTTGTTCTTAAAATTAAAAATGAAAAACGAAGTAATGGAATGTCCAAATTGTCATAAAGAATTGGAAGATATAAATCAAATAGAATATAATTTGGTTCGGGATTTATCCCTATTGGGAAAGAAAGTATATCTGGAAGTGCCCCGCCGCCAGTTCCATTGTGAAAAATGTCAGAAATACATAACAGAAAAACTGGACTTTATGCGGCTAAGAAAACATTATACAATTCGTTATGAAGAAAAGATTTATGAGCAAGTAAAAAAGAAAAATGTAGAAGAGGTAAGGCAAGAAGAAGAAATAAGTTGGGGAACATTGGAATCAATATTTGAAGAGTATGCAAAGCAGGCAGAAAAGAAGGAATGGGAATTACCAGAAAAGATAAGTTTAGACGAATTTAGTAATAGAAAAGGAAAAAAAGACTTTATTACAACAGTGATAGATATAAATAAAAAGGAATTGTTAGAAGTAATAAAAGGACACAAAAAAGAAGAGATAATAGAAGCCCTAAAGGTGCAGCCAGCAAGGGTTAGAGAGAATGTAAAGGAAGTAAGTGTGGATATGTGGGAGGGATTTACGTCAGCAATAAAGGAGTTATTTGTAAATGCTAAAATCGTCTATGATAGATTTCATGTAATGAAAAATATAAATGAAGAATTGAATAAATTGAGAAAGAAAATGAATATCCATAAAAAGGGTTTAACATACCTATTATGGAAAAATAAAGAAGAGTTAAAAGAAGAAAAAAGAGAAGAGTTAGAAGAGATATTGAAAATGTATCCTTGTTTAGGAATAGCGTATGAAATGAAGGAAGAGATTAGAGATATTTATGAGCATTCAAGAACGACAAATGGTGCAAGGAGAAAATTTGAAAAATGGATGAGAACAGCGAGCCTATTCTATAAAAAAAGTGTGGGTATGCTGAAAACTCATTTGACAGGTATATGCAATTATTTTGAAAACCATACAACTAATGGATTAACGGAAGGGATGAATACAAAAATTAAATTAATAAAAAGGAAAAGTTATGGATTTGCTAATTTTGAGCATCTACGGCTTAAATTGTTAGCTTGCTTTAACTCTTAA
- a CDS encoding IS1634 family transposase, which produces MLSEFFKGKALEHLLGEGIKAEDLNDDKLGRSLDKVFGVGVKNRFTKIVLKAAAIFGIEQKSKHLDSTSMSVQGKYKERIEDEEDEQTKAIKIKFGYSRDKRPDLKQFMLNMICSGDGGVPLFMQLGDGNESDKKVFPQIIKDCQETLNMEGLSVIDGAFYTAENVGMARSIQWLSRVPLKEATETLANISEDQWQQGEQDGYRWQVRASEYGGEQQRWLVVESAQRLQSDNKAISQKIEKADKVVKKEWQKPAIPNSNGINRDRKTLTYRKL; this is translated from the coding sequence TTGTTGAGTGAATTTTTTAAAGGAAAAGCATTAGAACACCTATTAGGAGAAGGAATAAAAGCAGAAGATTTAAATGATGACAAGCTAGGAAGGTCATTGGATAAGGTATTTGGAGTGGGGGTAAAAAACCGGTTCACGAAAATAGTCCTAAAAGCGGCAGCAATCTTTGGAATAGAACAAAAGTCAAAGCATTTAGACTCAACCTCAATGTCTGTACAAGGGAAGTATAAGGAAAGGATAGAAGATGAGGAAGACGAGCAGACAAAAGCCATAAAAATAAAATTTGGTTATTCCAGAGATAAACGACCAGACCTAAAACAGTTTATGTTAAATATGATATGTAGTGGAGATGGTGGTGTCCCTCTCTTTATGCAATTAGGAGATGGCAATGAATCGGATAAAAAGGTGTTTCCCCAGATAATCAAAGACTGTCAAGAAACGTTGAATATGGAAGGTTTATCGGTGATTGATGGAGCTTTTTATACGGCGGAAAATGTGGGCATGGCGAGGTCAATTCAATGGTTAAGTCGTGTCCCTCTGAAAGAAGCCACTGAGACTTTGGCAAATATATCAGAAGACCAATGGCAGCAGGGTGAACAGGACGGTTATCGTTGGCAAGTGAGGGCTTCGGAATATGGGGGTGAACAGCAACGATGGCTTGTGGTCGAAAGTGCTCAACGTCTCCAGTCCGATAATAAAGCTATAAGTCAAAAAATTGAGAAAGCCGATAAAGTTGTCAAAAAAGAATGGCAGAAACCAGCAATTCCAAATTCAAATGGTATAAATAGAGACAGAAAAACTTTGACCTATAGGAAGTTATGA